From one Pontibacillus sp. HMF3514 genomic stretch:
- the spoIID gene encoding stage II sporulation protein D, translated as MKAWKGPGLLLIGTLVLIILVVPTLIVLPFIQPSDPIQQVATEGSTTPTKPVETLKDFNLDDLSSFSVNVYRTKAEQVEQVPLELYVSHVVASEMPADFELEALKAQSLAARTYIVQHLIKSEEDIPGNAHVTDTIQHQVYKNNEELMKAWGPDYIWKMNKIKQAVAETKGEILTYEGSPITASFFSTSNGYTENSEDYWEHEFPYLRSVESPWDTDSPKYLDQKVFTMSEIEQKLGVQLEEDQPIITSITKTDSERINTAKVGGKTFTGREIREYLNLKSSDFTVQQKNQYIIFKTKGYGHGVGMSQYGANGMAREGKGYKDIVGHYYNDVAITEIDTFLPQIASR; from the coding sequence ATGAAAGCATGGAAGGGGCCAGGACTTCTTCTAATCGGCACATTAGTGCTCATCATTCTTGTCGTTCCAACGTTAATTGTGCTGCCATTTATTCAACCATCGGATCCAATTCAACAAGTAGCAACGGAGGGTTCAACAACGCCAACAAAACCTGTCGAAACCTTGAAGGACTTTAATTTAGATGATCTTTCATCCTTCAGTGTGAACGTTTATAGGACTAAGGCAGAACAAGTTGAACAGGTGCCCCTAGAACTGTATGTGTCTCACGTTGTCGCATCTGAAATGCCGGCTGATTTTGAATTGGAGGCACTTAAGGCGCAATCTCTAGCTGCACGCACATACATTGTTCAGCATCTTATTAAATCTGAAGAAGACATTCCGGGAAATGCTCATGTAACCGATACAATCCAGCACCAGGTATATAAGAACAACGAAGAGCTTATGAAAGCGTGGGGCCCGGATTATATTTGGAAGATGAACAAGATTAAGCAGGCAGTTGCAGAAACAAAAGGAGAAATCCTGACATACGAAGGTTCTCCAATTACAGCATCGTTCTTTTCAACATCAAACGGCTACACGGAAAACTCAGAAGATTATTGGGAGCATGAATTTCCTTACCTGAGAAGCGTAGAAAGCCCGTGGGACACAGATTCACCGAAGTATTTAGATCAAAAAGTATTTACAATGAGTGAGATTGAACAAAAGCTAGGCGTACAACTTGAAGAAGATCAACCCATCATAACAAGCATTACAAAAACCGATAGTGAACGAATCAATACGGCAAAAGTAGGCGGAAAAACTTTTACAGGACGAGAAATTCGTGAATACTTAAATCTAAAATCATCAGACTTTACCGTTCAACAAAAAAACCAATATATTATCTTCAAGACCAAAGGCTACGGCCACGGAGTTGGTATGAGTCAATACGGGGCAAACGGAATGGCTAGAGAAGGTAAAGGGTATAAGGATATTGTTGGTCATTATTACAATGATGTAGCAATAACAGAGATCGATACATTCCTGCCACAGATTGCATCCAGATAA
- a CDS encoding AimR family lysis-lysogeny pheromone receptor — protein MSAVLKDFRKSNMSLYAIKKILVKMYDEKTAMTLLKDYCMESTTPEARHHGLELMLMNGYYQEFKTLLNINKQSHFEEDRVWAKLYELHYKSLQHKISHSDVLVELKKIPILTEEQRCLHTILKIYSNYEMRRYSVWAYLNEKLSEDLSQMQPSLLLEFYQLRSKEILFRYHWRKNELIIARKYGFTIINHKQISPARMSRVHIILALSYLFDGYDQSMYHLNEALKLAKKFELPAIEKLVKHHNLPFVSAYHGLTEGVETESLAEQAHLAVARGDREKAIEILSTFESLTPFQKYYLGLAKMDKQLLVQSYNSFVSEESHYFYARLPLQALNHMNMGGIR, from the coding sequence ATGAGTGCAGTTTTAAAAGATTTTAGGAAAAGCAATATGTCACTGTATGCTATTAAAAAGATCTTAGTGAAGATGTATGATGAGAAAACTGCCATGACTCTATTGAAAGACTACTGTATGGAATCAACTACACCAGAAGCCAGACACCATGGACTAGAACTCATGCTAATGAATGGATACTATCAAGAATTCAAAACCCTTTTGAATATCAACAAGCAATCTCATTTTGAAGAAGATCGGGTGTGGGCCAAATTATACGAGCTTCACTATAAAAGTTTGCAACATAAGATTTCACATTCAGATGTACTTGTTGAATTAAAAAAAATACCTATTTTAACGGAAGAACAAAGATGTCTACATACGATTTTGAAAATTTACAGTAATTATGAGATGCGCCGCTATAGTGTATGGGCCTATTTAAATGAGAAACTCTCAGAGGATTTAAGCCAAATGCAGCCTTCTCTTTTGTTGGAGTTTTATCAATTGAGAAGTAAAGAGATTCTGTTTCGATATCATTGGCGGAAAAATGAGCTCATTATTGCAAGAAAATATGGGTTTACCATTATCAATCATAAACAAATATCACCCGCACGTATGAGTCGGGTACACATTATATTGGCTTTATCCTATTTATTTGATGGCTATGACCAAAGTATGTATCACTTGAATGAGGCGTTGAAGTTAGCGAAAAAATTTGAATTACCTGCTATAGAAAAGCTTGTAAAACACCACAATCTACCGTTTGTGTCAGCCTATCATGGTCTGACTGAAGGTGTTGAAACAGAGAGTTTAGCAGAACAGGCGCATTTAGCAGTAGCAAGAGGAGACCGAGAGAAGGCAATCGAGATTTTAAGCACTTTTGAATCACTCACTCCTTTTCAAAAGTACTATCTTGGTTTAGCGAAAATGGACAAGCAGTTATTAGTCCAATCCTATAACAGTTTTGTAAGTGAAGAGAGTCATTACTTTTATGCAAGACTTCCGTTACAAGCATTGAATCATATGAACATGGGAGGAATTAGATGA
- the spoIIID gene encoding sporulation transcriptional regulator SpoIIID: MHDYIKERTIKIGKYIVETRKTVRVIAKEFGVSKSTVHKDLTERLPDINPELANEVKEILDYHKAIRHLRGGEATKNKYNKDKSPAEEPANTAG; encoded by the coding sequence GTGCACGATTACATCAAAGAGCGAACAATCAAGATCGGGAAATATATCGTGGAGACGAGAAAAACCGTTCGAGTGATTGCGAAGGAATTTGGAGTCTCAAAGAGCACGGTTCATAAGGATTTAACAGAGCGGTTGCCGGACATTAATCCCGAGTTAGCCAATGAAGTGAAGGAGATTTTAGACTATCATAAAGCGATTCGACATCTACGAGGCGGGGAAGCAACGAAGAACAAATACAACAAAGATAAATCACCTGCAGAAGAGCCCGCCAATACTGCTGGATAA
- a CDS encoding M23 family metallopeptidase, giving the protein MREEENKNVSKNNWKRILRKKWFFPSVYLVAAALILTGVLWYQSSLTNVEDLADDQDNLQNETDGIDYDNQPATPVMELNENLNMPLHNRDQAVIKTKFFDYSASAEDREKALILYDNHYYQSEGVDIAREDGESFDVLASATGTVTEVKEDPLLGNVVEITHQDGLTTRYMSLGDVLVETGAEVNQDDAIGTAGQSLMGQASGVHVHFEVVKDGEKVNPETYFNQPLSNISVEEDAQSDQEDQPEEDKQPEDKKEPNEDSESSISMTNT; this is encoded by the coding sequence ATGAGAGAGGAAGAAAACAAAAACGTTTCAAAAAACAATTGGAAACGTATTTTGCGTAAGAAATGGTTTTTCCCTAGTGTTTATTTAGTAGCAGCAGCTTTGATTTTGACAGGAGTACTTTGGTATCAGAGTTCTTTAACCAATGTTGAAGATCTTGCTGATGATCAAGACAACCTGCAAAATGAAACAGACGGCATTGACTATGATAACCAGCCTGCAACACCTGTTATGGAGCTGAATGAAAACTTAAACATGCCACTTCATAACCGTGACCAAGCTGTTATCAAGACTAAGTTTTTCGATTATAGCGCAAGTGCAGAAGACCGTGAAAAAGCCCTTATTCTTTACGACAACCATTACTATCAAAGCGAAGGTGTAGACATCGCACGTGAAGATGGCGAATCTTTCGATGTTCTAGCATCTGCTACAGGCACAGTAACGGAAGTCAAAGAAGATCCACTACTGGGTAATGTGGTTGAAATCACACACCAAGATGGTCTAACAACTCGCTATATGAGCTTAGGTGATGTTCTTGTTGAAACAGGTGCTGAAGTTAATCAGGACGATGCAATTGGAACAGCTGGACAAAGTTTAATGGGTCAAGCAAGCGGTGTACACGTACATTTTGAAGTGGTAAAAGATGGAGAAAAAGTGAATCCTGAAACGTACTTCAATCAACCGCTAAGCAACATCTCAGTAGAAGAAGATGCGCAGTCTGACCAGGAAGATCAACCTGAAGAAGATAAGCAACCTGAAGACAAAAAAGAACCAAACGAAGATAGCGAATCATCCATTTCAATGACAAATACGTAA